In Paenibacillus guangzhouensis, a single window of DNA contains:
- a CDS encoding YlbF family regulator, whose protein sequence is MSVSEINTIDMASLLCNAYELGDMINGSADVAEYIYWKQKVEQSEEVKLLLREFEKKKELFEETERFGRFHPNYHEAKDAVKAVEAKMDAIEEVRRFKELEQRLDDMLYDISKLIAHSVSETIKVPSNDPNPKGGGCGGGGSCGCGG, encoded by the coding sequence ATGAGCGTATCTGAGATCAATACGATTGACATGGCCTCTCTGCTGTGTAACGCCTATGAATTAGGCGATATGATTAACGGTTCTGCCGACGTGGCTGAATATATATATTGGAAGCAGAAGGTTGAGCAGAGCGAGGAAGTGAAGCTTCTTCTACGGGAATTTGAGAAGAAGAAGGAGCTTTTTGAAGAAACGGAACGATTTGGTCGATTCCATCCGAATTATCATGAAGCGAAAGACGCTGTCAAAGCTGTCGAAGCGAAGATGGATGCGATCGAAGAAGTAAGACGCTTTAAGGAATTGGAACAACGCTTAGATGATATGCTCTATGATATCTCGAAGCTTATAGCCCATTCTGTCTCTGAGACCATTAAAGTGCCAAGTAATGATCCAAATCCAAAAGGCGGCGGATGCGGCGGTGGCGGTAGCTGCGGCTGCGGCGGATGA
- a CDS encoding YlbG family protein, with protein sequence MFAERTGYIIWVSDVKAARNLEKYGTVHYISRRMHYVVMYVNSERAEETIKNIRRLAFVKRIERSYRNEIKTEYSSNGPDKAKFYNL encoded by the coding sequence ATGTTTGCGGAACGCACTGGCTACATTATCTGGGTTAGCGATGTAAAAGCAGCAAGAAATTTAGAGAAGTATGGAACGGTTCATTATATTTCACGTCGAATGCATTATGTTGTGATGTACGTTAATTCAGAACGTGCGGAAGAAACAATCAAGAATATTCGCAGGCTTGCGTTTGTGAAGAGGATTGAGAGGTCTTACCGGAATGAAATTAAGACCGAATATAGCAGCAATGGTCCGGATAAGGCAAAATTCTATAACCTCTAG
- a CDS encoding PHP domain-containing protein, with product MNTQQGYVDLHTHTTASDGMQPPAENVRLAKAAGLTAVAITDHDTVAGIEEAIREGERIGITVVPGVEISTVLEGKDIHILGYYINYQDPSLLERLAELRATRDRRNDMMIAKLQELGIEITMEEVIANLGRELAPDETVGRPHIADTLVIKGYVNNMAEAFDRYLGSSGAAYVNPPRITPTTAADWIREAGGTPVIAHPGLYGDDELVENIIQDARVAGVEVYHSDHGEAEEVRYLQLAEKYRLIITAGSDFHGARQGVVFHGELGGRCISTDVLTALMQAKS from the coding sequence ATGAATACACAGCAAGGATACGTAGACTTACATACACATACAACCGCTTCCGACGGGATGCAGCCGCCAGCAGAGAATGTTCGACTAGCCAAGGCAGCAGGTCTTACCGCCGTTGCGATTACAGATCATGATACCGTTGCTGGCATCGAGGAGGCGATACGCGAAGGGGAACGTATAGGAATAACTGTTGTACCAGGAGTGGAGATCAGTACTGTGCTTGAAGGCAAAGACATTCATATTCTGGGTTATTACATTAATTATCAAGATCCAAGTCTTCTGGAACGTCTGGCTGAGCTTCGAGCAACGAGAGATCGCCGTAATGACATGATGATAGCGAAGCTGCAGGAGCTTGGGATTGAGATTACGATGGAAGAAGTCATTGCGAATCTGGGGAGAGAACTTGCTCCCGATGAGACAGTAGGCCGCCCTCATATCGCAGATACCTTGGTTATTAAAGGGTATGTGAACAATATGGCCGAAGCGTTCGATCGTTATCTAGGCTCAAGCGGTGCTGCCTATGTGAATCCGCCGAGAATTACGCCTACGACGGCTGCAGATTGGATTCGTGAAGCGGGAGGAACACCTGTCATTGCGCATCCGGGTCTCTACGGCGATGACGAGCTTGTGGAGAACATCATTCAAGACGCAAGAGTGGCAGGAGTGGAGGTCTATCATTCGGATCATGGGGAAGCAGAAGAGGTACGTTACCTTCAACTCGCGGAGAAATATCGACTAATAATCACCGCAGGTTCTGATTTCCATGGCGCGAGACAAGGCGTCGTGTTCCATGGAGAATTAGGCGGGCGATGCATTTCTACTGACGTATTAACGGCACTCATGCAAGCAAAAAGCTGA
- a CDS encoding selenium metabolism-associated LysR family transcriptional regulator, whose product MALNFHQLHIFYTVSEKGSFSAAAQALHMTQPAVTMQVQSLEEYFGTKLFNRSTKRIELSEAGRALMPFARRSIELVRDTDIAMSKFTHMLQGRLQLGASLTIGEYVLPRMLGPFGQQYPNIAISMKVMNTAQILEEITNHQLNFGLIEAPVQHPDMHIEAVMKDELKLIVPANHPLAEASIVSLKEVLKYPFIVREQGSGTRQVMEEQFVRKNIDIQSVRTVMELGSTGAIKSAVEAGLGIAIISPSSVKHEVTLGLVKIVDIEDCSFERQFYSIYLKSALLPISAVTFLSFLQEQQLDK is encoded by the coding sequence ATTGCATTGAATTTTCATCAGCTACATATCTTTTATACCGTTTCCGAGAAAGGTAGCTTCTCTGCTGCCGCGCAAGCCTTACATATGACGCAGCCGGCTGTAACCATGCAGGTTCAATCGCTGGAAGAGTATTTCGGTACGAAACTATTCAATCGTTCAACTAAACGCATCGAGCTATCCGAAGCTGGCCGGGCTCTCATGCCATTTGCCCGAAGGAGCATCGAATTGGTTCGGGACACGGATATAGCCATGTCCAAATTCACGCATATGCTTCAAGGTCGACTTCAGTTGGGGGCAAGCTTAACGATCGGCGAATATGTGCTGCCTCGCATGCTGGGACCATTCGGTCAGCAATATCCGAATATCGCCATTAGTATGAAAGTGATGAATACCGCACAAATTTTAGAAGAAATTACGAATCACCAATTAAATTTTGGGTTGATCGAAGCGCCTGTACAGCACCCGGATATGCATATTGAAGCGGTGATGAAGGATGAATTAAAGCTGATTGTGCCCGCGAATCATCCTCTTGCAGAAGCTTCTATAGTCTCGCTTAAGGAAGTGCTCAAGTATCCTTTTATCGTGCGAGAGCAAGGATCTGGCACAAGGCAAGTCATGGAAGAGCAATTTGTGCGTAAGAATATAGATATACAGTCTGTTCGCACCGTGATGGAGCTGGGCAGTACGGGTGCGATTAAGTCCGCCGTCGAAGCGGGGCTCGGTATTGCGATTATCTCACCGTCTTCGGTGAAACATGAAGTGACGTTAGGTCTCGTGAAGATTGTCGACATCGAAGATTGTTCCTTTGAACGCCAATTCTATTCGATTTATTTAAAATCAGCCTTGCTTCCGATATCGGCGGTGACGTTCTTATCATTCCTTCAGGAGCAGCAATTAGACAAGTAG
- a CDS encoding Rqc2 family fibronectin-binding protein, with product MALDGIVTRAIASELSRCIGGRINKIYQPTEHDLVLQIRAQGENFKLLLSANPTYPRVHFSDQQFLNPQEAPMFCMLMRKHCESGIIESVEQVAFERILHITIRQRNELGDESTKRIIIELMGRHSNIILVDPTTGTMLDGIHHVTPAISSYRIVMPGFGYTEPPQQHKLHPLDVTEAEFRAAMTPDPIVDEQEEAAERQGALSYASRLVEQFSGLSPLISREIEYRASQHDRDTGLASLWQAFSSIMADVRENQFSPCIAVDAKGKMFFSAMPLTSINDERQTYPSISACMEAFYGDKAERDTVKQRVSDLIRFLQNEKNKNIKKIDKLHESIEEAQDADHYRVQGELLFASIHAVEKGMKEIEVVNYYDENQESIRIPLDPLLSPSENAQRYLKRYNKFKNSLAVIEEQLTLTANEIKYMELLLQQLEHASLRDIDEIREELTEQGYLRDRSKKKGKKKKNDKPTVQCYTSSEGIAIYVGKNNIQNEYVTNRLAGPNDTWLHTKDIPGSHVVIRSSEFGNPTLEEAAMLAAHYSQAKSSSMVPVDYTLIRHVRKPSGAKPGFVIYDHQKTLFITPDEDKLKQLPYVLKNS from the coding sequence ATGGCATTAGACGGTATCGTGACACGCGCCATTGCTTCGGAGTTATCCCGATGCATCGGTGGACGTATTAATAAAATTTATCAACCCACGGAACATGACTTGGTCCTACAAATACGCGCGCAAGGTGAAAATTTCAAACTGCTCTTATCCGCAAATCCTACATACCCGCGCGTGCATTTTAGCGATCAGCAATTCCTTAACCCGCAGGAAGCGCCGATGTTCTGTATGCTGATGCGCAAGCATTGTGAGAGCGGCATCATCGAATCCGTGGAGCAAGTAGCGTTCGAGCGTATTCTCCATATCACAATTCGGCAGCGGAACGAACTCGGCGATGAGTCGACGAAGCGCATTATTATTGAATTGATGGGGCGTCACAGCAACATTATCTTGGTCGATCCAACGACAGGCACGATGCTGGACGGCATTCATCATGTCACGCCAGCCATCAGCAGCTATCGGATTGTCATGCCTGGCTTCGGATATACAGAACCGCCGCAGCAGCATAAGCTGCACCCGCTTGACGTGACAGAAGCGGAGTTCCGAGCGGCGATGACGCCCGATCCAATCGTAGACGAACAAGAAGAAGCTGCTGAACGCCAAGGCGCTCTATCCTACGCATCCCGTCTCGTCGAGCAATTCAGCGGTCTAAGTCCACTGATTAGCCGCGAGATTGAATACCGCGCTTCACAACACGATCGGGATACGGGGCTTGCTTCGCTATGGCAAGCATTCTCATCGATCATGGCCGACGTCCGTGAGAATCAATTCAGCCCCTGCATCGCTGTAGATGCGAAGGGCAAAATGTTCTTCTCCGCCATGCCATTGACTTCCATCAACGATGAGCGTCAAACTTATCCGTCGATCAGTGCGTGTATGGAAGCTTTCTATGGAGACAAGGCCGAACGGGATACAGTCAAGCAGCGCGTTAGCGATCTCATCCGCTTCTTGCAGAACGAGAAGAACAAGAACATCAAGAAAATCGATAAGCTCCATGAGTCCATCGAAGAAGCTCAAGATGCTGACCATTACCGTGTCCAAGGGGAATTGTTATTCGCCTCCATCCACGCGGTGGAGAAAGGGATGAAGGAGATTGAAGTTGTTAATTATTACGACGAGAATCAAGAAAGCATCCGAATTCCGCTTGATCCGCTGCTCAGCCCTTCCGAGAATGCACAGCGATATTTGAAACGGTATAACAAGTTCAAGAACAGCCTTGCCGTCATCGAGGAGCAGCTTACGTTAACGGCTAATGAGATTAAGTACATGGAGCTCTTGCTGCAGCAGCTGGAGCATGCATCCTTGCGCGATATCGATGAGATTCGGGAAGAGCTGACAGAACAAGGGTACCTAAGAGATCGTTCGAAGAAAAAAGGCAAAAAGAAAAAGAACGACAAACCAACCGTCCAATGCTACACCTCCTCAGAAGGAATCGCGATCTACGTCGGCAAGAATAACATTCAGAACGAATATGTGACGAACCGACTCGCAGGGCCTAATGATACGTGGCTGCACACCAAAGATATTCCAGGCTCCCACGTCGTCATTCGCAGCAGCGAGTTCGGCAATCCAACCTTGGAAGAGGCAGCGATGTTAGCAGCCCATTACAGTCAAGCGAAGTCTTCCAGCATGGTACCTGTCGACTATACGTTAATCAGACATGTGCGGAAGCCAAGCGGGGCGAAACCTGGATTCGTGATATACGATCATCAGAAGACACTATTCATCACGCCGGATGAGGACAAACTGAAACAGCTCCCCTATGTCTTGAAAAATAGCTAA
- a CDS encoding DUF2500 domain-containing protein gives MGFDGFNAMMSGFGMFETFISLIFGAVAVIIIYSLAKGVTQWSSNNKQPILNVASQIVSKRTHVSHRHDTNDGHFHNATSTTYYITFEVESGDRMEFKVDGHAFGHLAEGDHGTLKYQGTRYLGYERLTRHVSGRESSASKRRSMS, from the coding sequence ATGGGATTTGATGGTTTTAACGCGATGATGAGCGGATTCGGAATGTTCGAGACATTCATCTCACTCATTTTTGGCGCTGTTGCAGTCATCATCATCTATTCGCTAGCAAAAGGGGTAACACAATGGAGCAGCAACAATAAACAGCCGATCTTAAACGTAGCCTCTCAAATTGTCAGCAAACGTACCCATGTAAGTCATCGTCATGATACCAATGACGGTCATTTCCATAATGCGACCAGTACAACCTACTACATCACCTTTGAAGTCGAGAGCGGCGATCGGATGGAATTCAAAGTAGATGGTCACGCGTTCGGCCACTTGGCAGAAGGGGATCACGGCACTCTCAAATATCAAGGCACCCGTTATCTGGGATATGAGCGCTTGACCAGACATGTCTCAGGCCGGGAATCCTCTGCGAGCAAGCGCAGAAGTATGTCGTAA